A window from Drosophila nasuta strain 15112-1781.00 chromosome 3, ASM2355853v1, whole genome shotgun sequence encodes these proteins:
- the LOC132794021 gene encoding uncharacterized protein LOC132794021 → MDCAPLNLAHFHERRSERFIRHHRYEEAIKALETSLLYLQDAYKNVQLPKSKEVLDTLTLDFQRKLRQIEMRKTQHGLTKMKDFVQLKETSPMLPLRPEHGVGSAQSVAKAIDKTVQDFDAKFISTVERKAAIPELKVDNKLTSDTQAESQELNLLERSTENDMPSLTPLELPSFDYTLFTSSSAPSLASYMGMAESFQK, encoded by the exons ATGGACTGTGCACCGCTGAATTTG GCTCATTTCCATGAACGCCGCTCCGAGCGTTTCATCCGCCATCATCGCTACGAAGAGGCAATTAAAGCATTAGAAACTTCTTTGCTTTATCTTCAGGATGCATACAAAAATGTACAGCTGCCCAAATCGAAAGAGGTGCTGGACACATTAACACTGGACTTTCAGCGCAAGCTGCGACAAATTGAAATGCGCAAAACACAACATGGCCTAACGAAGATGAAGGATTTCGTGCAGCTCAAGGAAACAAGTCCCATGTTGCCACTGCGACCAGAACATGGCGTGGGATCGGCACAATCAGTGGCTAAGGCTATCGATAAGACCGTGCAGGACTTTGACGCCAAGTTCATTTCAACAGTGGAGCGTAAAGCAGCGATACCTGAACTTAAAGTAGACAACAAACTGACGAGCGATACACAGGCGGAGAGTCAAGAGCTCAACCTGCTGGAGCGCAGCACAGAGAATGACATGCCCTCATTGACACCCTTGGAGCTACCTTCGTTCGATTACACCTTGTTCACCAGCTCGTCAGCGCCATCGCTGGCCAGTTATATGGGCATGGCGGAAAGCTTTCAAAAGTAG
- the LOC132794015 gene encoding splicing factor 3B subunit 3 isoform X1 translates to MYLYNLTLQKGTGVTHAVHGNFSGGKQQEVLLSRGKSLELLRPDPNTGKVHTLMSTEIFGCIRALMAFRLTGGTKDYIVVGSDSGRIVILEYIPSKNALEKVHQETFGKSGCRRIVPGQYFAIDPKGRAVMIGAVEKQKLAYIMNRDTQARLTISSPLEAHKSNTLTYHMVGVDVGFDNPMFACLEIDYEEADLDPSGEAAQRTQQTLTFYELDLGLNHVVRKYSEPLEEHANFLVSVPGGNDGPSGVLICSENYLTYKNLGDQHDIRCPIPRRRNDLDDPERGMIFICSATHRTKSMYFFLLQTEQGDIFKITLETDDDVVSEIKLKYFDTVPPATAMCVLKTGFLFVASEFGNHYLYQIAHLGDDDDEPEFSSAMPLEEGETFFFAPRALKNLVLVDELPSFAPIITSQVADLANEDTPQLYVLCGRGPRSTLRVLRHGLEVSEMAVSELPGNPNAVWTVKKRVDDEFDAYIIVSFVNATLVLSIGETVEEVTDSGFLGTTPTLCCAALGDDALVQVYPDGIRHIRSDKRVNEWKAPGKKSITKCAVNQRQVVITLSGRELVYFEMDPTGELNEYTERSEMPAEIMCMALGTVPDGEQRSWFLAVGLADNTVRILSLDPNNCLSPCSMQALPSPAESLCLVEMGHTESTTAGGGADDDLPPQRSGGSNKGTIYLNIGLSNGVLLRTVLDPVSGDLADTRTRYLGSRPVKLFRIKMQGAEAVLAMSSRTWLSYYHQNRFHLTPLSYETLEYASGFSSEQCSEGIVAISTNTLRILALEKLGAVFNQVAFPLQYTPRAFVIHPDTGRMLIAETDHNAYTEDTKNARKEQMADEMRSAAGDEERELAREMANAFINEVLPEDVFSAPKAGLGLWASQIRCLDAMQGQTMFSVPLTQNEAIMSMALLKFSIAADGRYYLAVGIAKDLQLNPRISQGGCIDIYKIDPTCTSLEFLHRTEIEEIPGALCGFQGRLLAGCGRMLRIYDLGKKKMLRKCENKHIPYQIVNIQAMGHRVYVSDVQESVFFIRYRRAENQLIIFADDTHPRWVTATTLLDYDTIAIADKFGNLSIQRLPHSVTDDVDEDPTGTKSLWDRGLLSGASQKSENICSFHVGEIIMSLQKATLIPGGSEALIYSTLSGTVGAFVPFTSREDYDFFQHLEMHMRNENPPLCGRDHLSYRSSYYPVKNVLDGDLCEQYLSIDAVKQKSIAGDMFRTPNQICKKLEDIRTRYAF, encoded by the exons ATGTACTTGTATAATTTGACGCTACAAAAGGGCACCGGCGTCACGCACGCGGTGCACGGCAACTTTTCGGGTGGCAAGCAGCAAGAAGTGCTGCTGTCACGTGGCAAGTCGCTGGAGTTGCTTCGCCCTGATCCCAATACCGGCAAAGTTCACACGTTGATGTCAACAGAAATCTTTGGCTGCATTCGTGCTCTGATGGCCTTTCGTCTGACGGGTGGCACAAAAG ATTACATTGTTGTTGGTTCAGACTCTGGTCGCATTGTCATTCTGGAATACATTCCCAGCAAGAATGCGCTTGAAAAAGTGCATCAGGAGACCTTTGGCAAGTCCGGCTGTCGTCGCATTGTCCCTGGTCAATACTTTGCCATCGATCCAAAAGGTCGTGCCGTGATGATTGGTGCTGtggaaaagcaaaagttggCCTACATCATGAACCGTGATACACAGGCACGTTTGACCATCTCGTCGCCATTGGAAGCTCACAAGTCGAACACACTGACTTATCACATGGTTGGTGTCGATGTTGGCTTTGATAATCCAATGTTTGCTTGTCTGGAAATCGACTACGAAGAAGCAGATTTAGATCCATCAG GTGAAGCAGCTCAGCGCACTCAACAAACACTGACATTTTACGAATTGGATCTTGGCCTGAATCATGTGGTTCGCAAGTACTCTGAACCACTCGAAGAGCACGCAAATTTCTTGGTTTCTGTGCCCGGAGGCAATGACGGACCTTCGGGTGTGCTCATTTGCTCTGAGAATTATCTGACATATAAGAATCTGGGCGATCAGCATGATATTCGTTGTCCCATTCCGCGTCGTCGCAACGATCTCGATGATCCGGAGCGTGGCATGATCTTTATATGTTCGGCAACACATCGCACCAAGAGCATGTACTTCTTTCTGCTGCAAACGGAGCAGGGCGATATCTTTAAAATCACCCTGGAGACCGACGATGATGTTGTGTCGGAGATCAAGCTCAAGTACTTTGACACTGTGCCACCAGCAACGGCAATGTGTGTGCTGAAGACTGGTTTTCTGTTTGTCGCCAGCGAATTTGGCAACCA TTATCTGTATCAAATTGCACATCtgggcgatgacgatgatgaacCCGAATTCAGCTCTGCGATGCCATTGGAGGAGGGCGAGACTTTCTTCTTTGCTCCACGTGCATTGAAGAACCTCGTGTTGGTCGATGAGTTGCCCTCGTTTGCACCCATTATTACCTCCCAGGTGGCTGATCTGGCCAATGAGGACACGCCACAGTTGTACGTGCTCTGTGGTCGTGGTCCACGCTCTACACTTCGTGTACTGCGTCATGGCCTCGAGGTATCTGAGATGGCTGTCTCTGAGCTGCCCGGTAATCCAAATGCCGTATGGACTGTCAAGAAACGTGTTGATG ACGAGTTTGATGCCTATATCATTGTCTCCTTCGTGAATGCCACTCTGGTTCTGAGCATTGGTGAGACCGTTGAGGAAGTAACGGATAGTGGTTTCCTTGGCACAACGCCAACATTGTGTTGCGCTGCCTTGGGTGACGATGCTTTGGTTCAAGTCTATCCCGATGGCATTCGTCACATCCGTTCCGATAAACGTGTGAATGAATGGAAGGCGCCGGGCAAGAAATCCATTACCAAATGCGCCGTCAATCAACGTCAGGTTGTCATCACGCTCTCTGGTCGGGAATTGGTTTACTTTGAAATGGATCCG ACTGGCGAGTTGAACGAGTACACAGAACGCTCTGAAATGCCTGCCGAGATCATGTGCATGGCTTTGGGAACAGTGCCTGATGGCGAGCAACGTTCCTGGTTCTTGGCTGTGGGCCTCGCTGATAACACTGTGCGCATACTCTCGCTGGATCCCAACAACTGCCTCTCGCCCTGCTCTATGCAGGCTTTGCCCTCGCCAGCCGAGTCTTTGTGCTTGGTTGAGATGGGTCACACAGAGAGCACCACAGCGGGTGGTGGAGCAGATGATGATTTGCCACCTCAGCGCAGTGGTGGCAGCAATAAAGGCACAATCTATCTGAATATTGGATTAAGCAATGGCGTCTTGCTTCGAACTGTTTTGGATCCCGTATCTGGAGACTTGGCGGATACACGTACACGTTACTTGGGCTCGCGTCCGGTGAAACTGTTCCGCATCAAGATGCAGGGAGCGGAGGCAGTGCTGGCCATGTCCAGCCGCACTTGGCTGTCGTACTATCATCAGAATCGTTTCCATTTGACGCCATTGTCCTACGAGACACTGGAGTACGCTTCGGGCTTCTCCAGTGAGCAGTGTAGTGAAGGTATTGTGGCCATTTCAACGAATACGCTGCGTATCTTAGCACTTGAGAAACTTGGAGCTGTCTTCAATCAGGTGGCATTCCCGCTGCAGTACACGCCGCGTGCTTTTGTCATACATCCGGATACGGGACGCATGCTAATTGCCGAGACGGATCACAATGCGTACACTGAAGATACGAAGAATGCACGCAAAGAACAAATGGCGGACGAAATGCGTAGTGCTGCTGGCGATGAGGAACGAGAGCTGGCCAGAGAGATGGCGAATGCCTTTATCAATGAAGTGCTGCCAGAGGATGTTTTCTCTGCACCCAAGGCTGGACTGGGTCTGTGGGCCTCACAGATTCGCTGCCTGGATGCCATGCAAGGCCAGACAATGTTCAGCGTGCCGCTGACTCAAAACGAGGCAATCATGTCGATGGCATTGCTGAAGTTCTCCATTGCTGCCGATGGACGCTATTACTTGGCGGTGGGAATCGCTAAGGATTTGCAGTTGAATCCACGCATATCACAAGGTGGCTGCATTGATATCTACAAGATTGATCCGACGTGCACAAGTCTGGAGTTTTTGCATCGCACAGAGATTGAGGAGATACCTGGCGCACTCTGTGGATTCCAGGGTCGCTTGTTGGCGGGCTGTGGACGCATGCTGCGTATCTACGATCTGGGCAAGAAGAAGATGCTGCGCAAGTGCGAGAACAAACACATTCcctaccagattgtcaacatTCAAGCCATGGGTCATCGTGTTTATGTGTCTGATGTGCAGGAATCTGTGTTCTTCATACGCTATCGTCGTGCCGAGAATCAGCTCATCATATTTGCCGATGATACGCATCCTCGTTGGGTGACGGCCACAACGCTGCTAGACTACGATACCATCGCTATAGCTGACAAGTTTGGCAACCTGAGCATTCAACGCCTGCCGCATTCGGTGACCGATGATGTGGACGAAGATCCAACTGGTACCAAATCGTTGTGGGATCGTGGCTTGTTGTCTGGAGCATCGCAAAAGTCGGAGAATATTTGCTCGTTCCATGTGGGCGAGATAATCATGTCACTGCAGAAGGCCACGCTCATTCCTGGCGGATCTGAGGCATTGATCTATTCGACATTGAGTGGAACTGTTGGTGCCTTTGTGCCGTTCACCAGTCGCGAGGATTATGACTTCTTCCAGCACCTGGAGATGCATATGCGCAATGAGAATCCGCCGTTGTGTGGCCGCGATCATCTCAGCTACCGCAGCTCCTACTATCCGGTGAAGAATGTTCTCGACGGGGATTTGTGCGAACAGTATTTATCCATTGATGCAGTGAAGCAGAAGAGCATTGCCGGCGACATGTTCCGCACGCCAAATCAGATCTGCAAGAAGCTGGAAGACATTCGCACACGCTATGCATTCTAA
- the LOC132794015 gene encoding splicing factor 3B subunit 3 isoform X2, translating to MYLYNLTLQKGTGVTHAVHGNFSGGKQQEVLLSRGKSLELLRPDPNTGKVHTLMSTEIFGCIRALMAFRLTGGTKDYIVVGSDSGRIVILEYIPSKNALEKVHQETFGKSGCRRIVPGQYFAIDPKGRAVMIGAVEKQKLAYIMNRDTQARLTISSPLEAHKSNTLTYHMVGVDVGFDNPMFACLEIDYEEADLDPSGEAAQRTQQTLTFYELDLGLNHVVRKYSEPLEEHANFLVSVPGGNDGPSGVLICSENYLTYKNLGDQHDIRCPIPRRRNDLDDPERGMIFICSATHRTKSMYFFLLQTEQGDIFKITLETDDDVVSEIKLKYFDTVPPATAMCVLKTGFLFVASEFGNHYLYQIAHLGDDDDEPEFSSAMPLEEGETFFFAPRALKNLVLVDELPSFAPIITSQVADLANEDTPQLYVLCGRGPRSTLRVLRHGLEVSEMAVSELPGNPNAVWTVKKRVDGA from the exons ATGTACTTGTATAATTTGACGCTACAAAAGGGCACCGGCGTCACGCACGCGGTGCACGGCAACTTTTCGGGTGGCAAGCAGCAAGAAGTGCTGCTGTCACGTGGCAAGTCGCTGGAGTTGCTTCGCCCTGATCCCAATACCGGCAAAGTTCACACGTTGATGTCAACAGAAATCTTTGGCTGCATTCGTGCTCTGATGGCCTTTCGTCTGACGGGTGGCACAAAAG ATTACATTGTTGTTGGTTCAGACTCTGGTCGCATTGTCATTCTGGAATACATTCCCAGCAAGAATGCGCTTGAAAAAGTGCATCAGGAGACCTTTGGCAAGTCCGGCTGTCGTCGCATTGTCCCTGGTCAATACTTTGCCATCGATCCAAAAGGTCGTGCCGTGATGATTGGTGCTGtggaaaagcaaaagttggCCTACATCATGAACCGTGATACACAGGCACGTTTGACCATCTCGTCGCCATTGGAAGCTCACAAGTCGAACACACTGACTTATCACATGGTTGGTGTCGATGTTGGCTTTGATAATCCAATGTTTGCTTGTCTGGAAATCGACTACGAAGAAGCAGATTTAGATCCATCAG GTGAAGCAGCTCAGCGCACTCAACAAACACTGACATTTTACGAATTGGATCTTGGCCTGAATCATGTGGTTCGCAAGTACTCTGAACCACTCGAAGAGCACGCAAATTTCTTGGTTTCTGTGCCCGGAGGCAATGACGGACCTTCGGGTGTGCTCATTTGCTCTGAGAATTATCTGACATATAAGAATCTGGGCGATCAGCATGATATTCGTTGTCCCATTCCGCGTCGTCGCAACGATCTCGATGATCCGGAGCGTGGCATGATCTTTATATGTTCGGCAACACATCGCACCAAGAGCATGTACTTCTTTCTGCTGCAAACGGAGCAGGGCGATATCTTTAAAATCACCCTGGAGACCGACGATGATGTTGTGTCGGAGATCAAGCTCAAGTACTTTGACACTGTGCCACCAGCAACGGCAATGTGTGTGCTGAAGACTGGTTTTCTGTTTGTCGCCAGCGAATTTGGCAACCA TTATCTGTATCAAATTGCACATCtgggcgatgacgatgatgaacCCGAATTCAGCTCTGCGATGCCATTGGAGGAGGGCGAGACTTTCTTCTTTGCTCCACGTGCATTGAAGAACCTCGTGTTGGTCGATGAGTTGCCCTCGTTTGCACCCATTATTACCTCCCAGGTGGCTGATCTGGCCAATGAGGACACGCCACAGTTGTACGTGCTCTGTGGTCGTGGTCCACGCTCTACACTTCGTGTACTGCGTCATGGCCTCGAGGTATCTGAGATGGCTGTCTCTGAGCTGCCCGGTAATCCAAATGCCGTATGGACTGTCAAGAAACGTGTTGATG GCGCTTAA
- the LOC132794017 gene encoding UPF0415 protein C7orf25 homolog, which produces MEMEENRLYDDANDKIRLGNELKNALVEFEDIAGVSKVQRKIQQELKFLEKVIRTKTLKENHITSSNFVNYEFLIKTLRLQQGVVDINSVFPLESRDNPLRVDIVANNGLKWIKVIARNSKSIEDAAKGCVSFGARSVLDQAADYLEASELHFCMFQRPKIVFYFSNKIESSLHDELKEMGVQTASLEEPDQDVDQYATMSNELNLDVTTMLAYCSALSNGRCNWIFKEPLLTEQAEKERELPVKPILDKIFEGKRLVCCQLAYDAFQNILKVLGGPHERELAAEFMKRVSIFPNVDTIPVEFSNIRFTAKVNERSLKIFSFGMERKIFTVTSNKAFVRSAKMQGINVPVFVHASRALTESKEATAKPL; this is translated from the exons ATGGAGATGGAGGAGAATCGACTTTATGACGATGCTAACGATAAAATTCGGCTGGGCAACGAATTAAAAAATGCGTTGGTCGAGTTCGAGGACATAGCTGGTGTTTCAAAAGTGCAACGAAAAATCCAACAGGAACTTAAGTTCTTGGAGAAG GTTATACGTACAAAAACATTGAAGGAGAATCACATAACCAGCAGTAACTTTGTGAACTATGAGTTTCTCATTAAAACCTTGCGATTGCAACAGGGTGTCGTCGATATCAATTCAGTTTTTCCCCTCGAATCGCGTGACAATCCCCTGCGTGTTGACATTGTGGCCAACAATGGCTTAAAATGGATCAAGGTAATCGCACGCAACTCCAAGTCAATTGAAGATGCTGCCAAGGGCTGTGTTAGTTTTGGGGCACGCAGCGTACTCGATCAGGCTGCCGACTATTTGGAGGCCAGTGAACTACATTTTTGCATGTTTCAGCGCCCGAAG ATTGTCTTTTACTTCTCTAACAAAATCGAAAGCTCTCTGCACGATGAACTCAAGGAAATGGGAGTGCAAACGGCCTCGCTAGAAGAACCCGATCAGGATGTCGATCAATATGCTACCATGTCAAATGAACTGAACTTGGATGTTACCACCATGCTGGCGTATTGTAGCGCTCTCTCAAATGGTCGCTGCAATTGGATCTTCAAGGAGCCACTTTTGACTGAACAAGCGGAAAAGGAACGAGAGCTTCCGGTTAAGCCAATACTTGACAAAATATTTGAGGGCAAACGTCTGGTCTGCTGTCAACTAGCTTATGAtgcttttcaaaatattttgaaagtcTTGGGCGGTCCCCATGAGCGAGAATTGGCTGCTGAGTTCATGAAACGCGTTTCAATCTTTCCGAATGTTGACACGATACCTGTTGAGTTCTCCAACATCAGATTCACTGCGAAAGTTAATGAAAGAAGTTTGAAAATATTCAGCTTTGGTATGGAACGTAAAATATTTACAGTAACTTCTAATAAGGCATTTGTGAGATCAGCCAAGATGCAG GGTATCAACGTCCCCGTTTTTGTGCATGCATCACGAGCACTGACTGAGAGCAAAGAAGCTACTGCTAAGCCGCtataa